The proteins below are encoded in one region of Periplaneta americana isolate PAMFEO1 chromosome 11, P.americana_PAMFEO1_priV1, whole genome shotgun sequence:
- the LOC138709085 gene encoding hemolymph lipopolysaccharide-binding protein-like — MYRYLLKVFLLLFCYTGDSFTMECVSSDSKSLKFSLSSRRNSTSHWIAQVKLGHGAGSNDYGPWEVDIDHTIAKCEGQDSIMVVATVAAPSFTFKPPRGLGYDLVPGLGYYKLHTDVKTWHEALKACEQEGAHLAIINSEAEAKALRPFWDMNPKILDGSPNNWAHAGFHDLYKEGEYLTIFNQSLVAAGYVKWNPGEPHGVGDNCGCVIRRENLLADITCTAKQPFFCEIEL, encoded by the exons ATGTATCGCTATCTACTGAAAGTCTTTCTGTTACTCTTCTGCTACACTGGAGACTCATTTACAATGGAATGCGTCTCTTCTGATTCCAAGTCTCTCAAGTTCTCTCTCTCAAGTCGTCGGAACTCCACGAGTCATTGGATCGCACAG GTGAAATTGGGTCATGGAGCTGGAAGCAATGACTATGGACCCTGGGAGGTGGACATCGACCACACCATAGCCAAATGTGAGGGACAAGATTCAATCATGGTAGTGGCTACTGTTGCAG caCCGTCTTTCACATTCAAACCACCACGCGGATTGGGATACGACTTGGTTCCTGGATTGGGATACTACAAGCTGCACACGGATGTGAAGACCTGGCACGAAGCCCTCAAGGCTTGTGAGCAAGAAGGagcccatctcgctatcatcaactcTGAAGCTGAGGCCAAAGCTTTAAGACCATTTTGGGATATGAATCCTAAGATTCTTGATGGCTCACCAAATAATTGGGCTCACGCTGGTTTCCATGATTTATACAAGGAAGGAGAATATCTCACAATCTTTA ACCAGAGTCTTGTTGCTGCTGGGTATGTCAAATGGAATCCTGGAGAACCTCATGGAGTGGGTGATAACTGTGGATGCGTCATTAGGAGAGAGAATCTATTGGCAGACATAACATGCACTGCTAAGCAACCATTCTTCTGCGAAATAGAGCTATGA